In Pseudonocardia sp. DSM 110487, the sequence GTGCTCGTCGGGCACAGCTACGCGGGCCTCGTCGTGCGCGAGGCCGCCGACCGGGAGCCCGGCCGGATCGCCCGGCTCGTGCTGGTGGACGCCTGGGTGGGACCCGACGGCGCTTCGATGGACAGCCTCGCACCCGACTTCTTCCGGAAGTGGATCGACGCGGCGGCGACCGACGGGGTCATCGCCGTCCCGCCCGCGTCGACCGTGGGCGTGACCGAGCCGGACCAGGTCGCGTGGCTCGAGGAGCGGTCGACCCCGCACCCGCGCCGGACCTTCGCCGATCCGACGCGCCTGACCGGGGCGGTGGACGCCATCCCCGCCCGGGCGGTGCTCTGCGTGCCGGCTCGGTTCCCGTTCGGCGAGTGGGCGCGCGGGCTGGGGTACGCGACCGTCGAGCTGGAGTCCGGCCACGACGCGATGGTCACCGCCCCCGGCGCGCTCACCGGCCTCCTGTTGGAGGACGCGTGACCGTCCGCAACCGCAAGGTCGAGCAGGGGGAACACACACGCGACGCGCTCGTGGCCTCCGCCATCGCCCTGTTCGCCGAGAAAGG encodes:
- a CDS encoding alpha/beta fold hydrolase, with the protein product MTTYVLVHGAWRGGWCWRDVAGRLRAAGHHVLTPTLTGLGERAHELRPDVGLRTHVDDVVGLLRGADLREVVLVGHSYAGLVVREAADREPGRIARLVLVDAWVGPDGASMDSLAPDFFRKWIDAAATDGVIAVPPASTVGVTEPDQVAWLEERSTPHPRRTFADPTRLTGAVDAIPARAVLCVPARFPFGEWARGLGYATVELESGHDAMVTAPGALTGLLLEDA